The Rhododendron vialii isolate Sample 1 chromosome 1a, ASM3025357v1 region ACTCAAACTGTGGTGATTTGTGTGTATCTACACTAAACTACTCCACAATCCCATATATACATGCGCATGTAAACCACCACAAGGTGGTTAACTAGAGTCTCCGCTCGTGAATCATGACCGGAAGACCGCCCTTCACGGTGGCGGTTAGGCCAGGAACAAACTGCGGTGTTTGGCTCGGTGTTGCCGCTGCTCGGATGTCGAACCGCCGTATCAAGGCGAGGGCAACACTCTTCATCTCCACCAGGGCCATCTCCTTGCCCAAACAAACCCTGACCCCGGCTTGAAAAACAGGGTACTTGAAAGGGCTAACCGGGCGGAAAACACTGTTCTCCAACCACCTTTCGGGCTTGAATTCAAGACAATCTGGACCCCAAATCTGCTCCATTCGACCCATTGCGTAGGGATGGTATGTAACTCTAGTGCCTTTTTGGACATTCGTGCCatctgaaaatttcaaaaaagcagTAATTCAGGAACAGCCATTAAGTTTTTTGCACTAGACAAAGAGAGCTCAATTAGATGTttcaaaaaggtgcaaaaaaattttggaaaatcataCAAATGAACTAACAAATGGGCGAATACAAAGATTCTAGTTGTATAATTACCTGGAAGAGTATCAACCTCTTGGCAAAACTTGGAATCAAACTGCACTGGCGGGTAGAGCCTCATACTCTCATAAATTGCAGCCTGCAAGTAGTGCATCTCTCTCATCTCCCCGAAACTCGCGATTCCTTGACTCGCCTCGCCCATGACTCGGTCCGACTCAGCACGAATCGCCAATTCCACCTCCGGATGTTGTGCCACCAGCCAGAAGAAGCTTGTCAGGGCGGCCGCCACTGTGTCACGACCAGCCAGAAGGAAGCTGACCACGATATCCCTGAGGTACCGATCGTCTGTGATGGTGCCCATGAACCTAGAAAGAAGGTCTTTCTGGGTCGAAAACCCTGCTTCTCGCCGGTGATTTATCAGCTCACCGGCGAGGCAGTCGATCGACTTGATCGCCTCGTTGAGCTTCTTTTCATCGCCAAAGTTGAGTAGTctcttcattttccaaatcaaggGCGAGACAGCCATTGCGCGCTTAGCGGACAGTCTAGACGCAAGATCAAAAGCCGCTGCAAAATCCGACACGGGTAGCGATAACTTGAGGCACCCCGGGTCCAAACCGAACGAAAACCGGCAAATAGTATCGAACGAAAACCGCCGAAACAAGTCTTGTAAATCCAAAACAACGTCGTTTCGAACCGAGGATAGAAGAGGAATGAGCCTGTTTTGGATTTCCGAACTCACAATCTCAAAAGCATGCGAGCGTATCGAGACGCTGCCGAGTTCAAGACTGGCTATTTTCCTCTGGAACCTCCACGAGTGGCCGTCCACGTTGAAAATACCCTTGCCCAGAAGATCACCCAGGATTGCAGAGAAGGGCCTGCCCTTCGGGTAGTTCTCGAAATTGGTTCTGAGCATGTGCTCGACGTTTTCCGGGTTGGCCGTGACGGTGTTGTTGAGGACGTGGATGTGGATTGTTCCGGTGGGGGAGAGGCGGAGGAGGTGAGCGTACCAGTCGGAGAGGTTTTCGAAGTCGGACGACCAGCTCTTGGAGAGGTAGCTCTTGCATATGTCGCATTTGCAAGATGGCTTGAACAGTCCTACTAGTTTTGCTatgtagagaaagagagtgaaGGAGATTgtgaagtagaagaagaagagagagaagtggatGTAGGATGTTAGAGAGTACTCCATGGGCGTGGAGGAGATGGAATAGTACAGTattattttagagagagaaggaggtgaggagtggagagagagagggatgcgGCTGTGGTTTTTATAGTGGTGTTTTTCAGTTTAGCTGGGCGTTTGCTGTCAGTTAACATGTATGATAGTCActgcatttgtttttttctctataTTCTAGTTATTGACACTTGAGAGCTGGACACGATTGCGACAGCTTAAAACTGGGCATTAAAATTAACGCAAGATCAATGGAAAAAACGTGCTCTAAATGTTTAAGAAGTCGACTAAATTGACATGTGCTGCTTTGTTAATTCACTTAAAATTCAACTTAATATGTAATAGGTGGGTCCACACTCGGCCCTGTATTTTAATGATCAGAATTGCATATCTTACCATATAGATTTTATTcatttttgggatgtcccaaaatgacgtgtttgtttcaaaaaaattcaattttggatGTTtatattaccattttacccctcaTCTCTCCCTCCccaattaatttaatttttgaacttgatttgaaagaaaagtGGGGCAAATTAATGACatgaaaaaaaagttgacaaaaagtTATAAGTTACAAAGACGTAAAATGGACACAAAATCAATGTAATTATAATATTTCCTTAAATTACGTAAAAGTCAAATAAGCGTAACAAATTTAGACGAAGAGAGTACTTATTAAAAGTTAGCATAACAGGGTAATCCTGCAAGGCTAGGCTTAAGAGGCCGCCGCATAGGGACTCCaattttttgatccaaaataatttataaaatagcCCAGATTACCCCTGAATTGCCCTATTGTATCATTGGCAAAAACTAGCTCCCCACAAGCAAGATTCAAGTCCAATGAGTGAACAGAGTGAattgaaatatgttttttttcctattttttaatttcgtAACTCATTAACTACGGATGCACCAATGAGTCGTACTGGGCTGTTAATAGAATGACCTaattattaagaaaataaagtctAGGTGGTCCTACTTGTTGAGTTAATGGCTTGAGGGATCCTTGTCCTATAAGCGCAATGCTGTGTAGATCTTATGAGATGTAATTTTACAATATATTGTCCAACTTAATGTGGCACATGAACTGTACCATCTgcgtatcaaaaaaaaaaaaaaactgtaccATCTCTCTCCGCGCACATGCGTTTTGCTCGATTATCAATCATCGTATTGGACAAGATTGGAGGTCTCAACTAAAAGAGATGGTACTAGGTAGCCGACATGGTTAAAATAGCACTACTCATCAATGGCATCCTAAACACAGCAAATCAGCCATATATATGTGGTCCGAAAGGAAagggtataaaaaaaaacatgcagaaTATCTGAGTACACTAGTACATTTTAATGTGATTGATAAACATGAAGTAAATATCAGTACGGCTGTACTATGAATATATGTGGGGTGTCTTTCTCCATTAGCTGCACTCGGCTCAGCTGGCTTTCACGTCTCGGTGCAGTGGCCGGCCGACATCAATTAGATAGAGCAGATCGATCTGAcctaattatttaattaaagaaaacaaatggaaGATCTCTGGCTTCTGAatttgggtggtttggtttaATAATTTGTTTGACTTACTCATCTCTTTTTGTCTTCGTTCAAAAAAGGCTCTACacttgttaattttgcgttaatttaataattttgtgatttattaATTCGTTTCGTCGAGATAAATCTGATTCTTCTTCACATAAATCATATTGTTGCCCAGTGGTAATATTAGCTCACCTAGACCCGAATTGAACATATGAGTCTGAGCAACAGCCATTTCTTAAGAATTATAATAGCTTCCTTTCAAAAACTTCGAAATTGTATATGTGTGCCAGCCCGATATGTTTTTGAAACATCTAACAAAATTTTATGAACCTCCCTCCTAAGATTGTAGGAGTATGCCCTCTACAAACAAATCTAAGACTATATAGATTATACCGTACGTTAACCtttcaaacaaacatgaatGCACATGATTATATATGCACCTATAGTTCTATGTAACCACATTTTCCCCAAATGTTTGCTACTTCATCTGGACAAAATAAACACAGCCTTCTATATACGTTAGAATTGGATCATCTCCAGTTCTTATTTTGACTGGATGAGATATTCTAAATTTAGATCGTCCATTGGTATGATCAATGATTCGCATTTGGTCCGAGAAGAATCATGATCAAATCTAAATCATTGATTAATTATAGTCTGATATATCAAATCCGAATCATTGAttatatcaatatatatatatgatccaAATTTGAACTTTTAGTCTAAGACTTGGATCGGGATGAATGTGAGCCCATATACATTACAAATATTGATGTGATGTTCACCTTCTCATTAACGATTAAATCCCCGGTCAACCTACAAAATAATTTtcgaaaatcctattggtaccaatggtaccgtagggaaaatgcaccgacggccaccggacaaccaatccgagccgtccaaaaatttaaaaaaataaaaccgagtgggcctacgcgagaatcaatggcatccgaggtgtgtagggtacttgatccgagcaccaatttttcgtgtatatacacgtatatacatatatagacaaaaaatgggtgctcagatcaagtaccctacacacctcggatgccattgattctcgcgtaggcccactcggttttgttttttaaaatttttggacggctcggatctgccatctggtggccggagatggccgtccagtggccgtcggtgcattttctctacggtaccatcggtaccaatagcagtactcaATAATTTTGTTAACGTAAAAAAACAAGATCTGCCGAATAGCACATGATTTATGTGGCATTTTCTTAGTTCatctttttatatttatgtttatgtttaaCGAACGTGTCACATAAATCATGTTGGACTTTTATACTACTTGCTTATTTAAAAGTGAGATACATACTCTAGTTGTCAATTCATATCAGTTTTAGAAAAGTGCTCGTGGAATATTATAGCATGTCAGATTGTCAATGCGAAAGTTTCACAATTCACATGCATTCGCCATAAATTTATTTATGTCActtctaattaattattaaggCTCGTGTGTTTCACATGTCTAATAGTATAAGTTTATATAATCTCATGAGATAGGTAATCAAATTAGGCTAGTAGTATATATACCACATCTCCTATggtttttatcaaaatttgctgtgacccacacaaatgatctgagaCATTCAatttgtaatacaattttttgatcaacaaataaaatcattccgtggataattttttgaatacttCATACAATTTAAAGAACGTTAAAAGAGGGAGAAACTCTGTATATTATTGATGAAAAAGTTGATCAAAATATTATGTTACAACTCTTTATATATGGTGTAACCCGAAATCCTAAAAAAttaagccaaaaaataaaaaaaaagtcccaTAATTTGGGGAAACTCGTAAAATtaaaaacgggaaagaaaaacaggattttttccaaaaagaaccaACTAATAAGAAATTACGGTCTAAAAGTTATTAATGAATTAAACTTTTCAGAAAAAcaggatttttccaaaaagaaccaACTAATAAGAAATTACGGTCTAAAAGTTATTAATGAATTAAACTTTTCTAAAACGgcaaaaatttgaaattgagGGCCTAAACGAATGTTTTGGGCTGAAAAACACCACATGTCACGACCTTAGGGTGGTGAATCTAGACCGCAGTgcaaaaataagtcagcccGCCACATTTGGCCCAATCGGAGCTCGTGCAAATTTTTCCCAAATTGGGTAATTTGTAATTAAGTATCGTTTGGATTTCCGAGGCTTCGATGAAATTCAgtctccacgtgttctacatcactaattttttatttgtgaacaATGAACTAGAGAATTTTCTTCTTAGAGTAATTCTATGAACCCATAAAAGTATCTCGAAATTTTCCGAAATCGAGAAATCAACGGTTCAGAATCACTGTACACGATAAGAAGAAGAACAATGCTGAGAAAGGGATGATGATTTCTCCATTTGGATACTTTCGGAGTACTTTTATGGGTACCTAGCATTGTTCTTCTTTCTATCCCTTTGCATTTGAACTAGCTATTCAGAAAATCAGAgagattcaaaatcaaaattgatCATTAATGTATGGGTATATGAAGGATAGGGTCCCAAGCAAGGGGGTCATTCTGATTCCACACCAAATTAGTGCTTAATTTGAACTAATTCACCGGTTAATTATGTTCATTAATACGGTAAATCGCCTATCGATTTTTCTCTTTGCACTCAAACTGTGGTGATTTGTGTGTATCTACACTAAACTACTCCACAATCCCATATATACATGCGCATGTAAACCACCACAAGGTGGTTAACTAGAGTCTCCGCTCGTGAATCATGACCGGAAGACCGCCCTTCACGGTGGCGGTTAGGCCAGGAACAAACTGTAGTGTTTGGCTCGGTGTTGCCGCCGCTCGGATGTCGAACCGCCGTATCAAGGCGAGGGCAACACTCTTCATCTCCACCAGGGCCATCTCCTTGCCCAAACAAACCCTGACCCCGGCTTGAAAAACGGGGTACTTGAAAGGGCTAACTGGGCGGAAAACGCCGTTCTCCAACCACCTTTCAGGCTTGAATTCAAGACAATCTAGACCCCAAATCTGTTCCATTCGACCCATTGCGTAGGGATGGTATGTAACTCTAGCGCCTTTTTGGACATTCGTGCCATctgaaaaaattcagaaaaattcCTTCAGTTTTTTGCATTAGACAATAAGCTCAATTGGATATCCTAAAGACTTAACAATAATATAATTCTATGTATTCGAAAGCGTATCCCGAAAATGAGAAATCAACGGTCGAGATTCATTTTAAAGAGAGCTCAATTAAATGTTttaaaaggggggaaaaaaatcacacaaatatatattataacaaaaaaaaccgttttacaaaaaaaatgtactagCAAAAGGGTGAATACAAAGATTCAAGTTGTATAATTACCTGGAAGAGTATCAACCTCTTGGCAAAACTTGGAATCAAACTGCACTGGCGGGTAGAGCCTCATACTCTCATAAATTGCAGCCTGCAAGTAATGCATCTCTCTCATCTCCCCGAAACTCGCGATTCCTTGACTCGCCTCGCCCATGACTCGGTCCGACTCAGCACGAATCGCCAATTCCACCTCCGGATGTTGTGCCACCAGCCAGAAGAAGCTTGTCAGGGCGGCCGCCACTGTGTCACGACCAGCCAGAAGGAAGCTGACCACGATATCCCTGAGGTACCGATCGTCTGTGATGGTGCCCATGAACCTAGAAAGAAGGTCTTTCTGGGTCGAAAACCCTGCTTCTCGCCGGTGATTTATCAGCTCACCGGCAAGATAGTCGATCGACTTGATCGCCTCCTTGAGCTTCTTTTCATCGCCAAGGTTGAATAGTctcttcattttccaaatcaaggGCGAGACCGCCATTGCGCGCTTAGCGGACAGTCTCGACGCAAGATCAAAAGCCGCTGCAAAATCCGACACGGGTAGCGATAACTTGAGGCACCCCGGGTCCAAACCGAACGAAAACCGGCATATAGTATCGAACGAAAACCGCCGAAACAAGTCTTGTAAATccaaaacaacgtcgttttgaACCGAGGATAGAAGAGGAATGAGTCTGTTTTGGATTTCCGAACTCACAATCTCAAAAGCATGCGAGCGTATCGAGACACTGCCGAGTTCAAGACTGGCTATCTTCCTCTGGAACCTCCACGAGTGGCCGTCCACGTTGAAAATACCCTTGCCCAGAAGATCACCCAGGATTGCAGAGAAGGGCCTGCCCTTCGGGTAGTTCTCGAAATTGGTTCTGAGCATGTGCTCGACGTTATCCGGGTTGGCCGTGACGGTGTTGTTGAGGACGTGGATGTGGATTGTTCCGGTGGGGGAGAGGCGGAGGAGGTGAGCGTACCAGTCGGAGAGGTTTTCGAAGTCGGATGACCAGCTCTTGGAGAGGTAGCTCTTGCATATGTCGCATTTGCAAGATGGCTTGAACAGTCCTACTAGTTTTGCTatgtagagaaagagagtgaaGGAGATTgtgaagtagaagaagaagagagagaaggggatgtaggatgttagaGAGTACTCCATGGGCGTGGAGGAGATGGAATAGTACAGTattattttagagagagaaggaggtgAGGAGtggatcgagagagagagggatgcgGCTGTGGTTTTTATAGTGGTGTTTTTCAGTTTAGCTGGGCGTTTGCTGTCAGTTAACATGTATGATAGTCActgcatttgtttttttctctataTTCTAGTTATTGACACTTGAGAGCTGGACACGATTGCGACAGCTTAAAACTGGGCATTAAAATTAACGCAAGATCAATGAAAAAAACGTGCTCTAAATGTTTAAGAAGTCGACTAAATTGACATGTGCTGCTTCGTTAATTCActtaaaaatcaactcaatatgTAATAGGTGGGTCCACACTTGGCCCTATATTTTAATGATCAGAATTGCATATCTTACTATATAGATGaacttgtttaaaaaaatttcaattttggatATCTATATTACCATTTACACCTCATCTCTTCCtcccaaattaaaatttttgatttgaaagaaaagtGGAGAAAATTAATTACATGAAAAGATAGTTGATAAAAAGTTACAATATAAGTTACAAAGGGGTAAAATGGACACAAAATCAATGTAATTATAATCTTTTCTTAAATTACGAGAAAGTCGAAATAGACgcaacaaacaaattgagacggagagagtacttatTAAAAGTTAGCACAATAGGATATTCCTACAAGGCTAGGCTTAAGAGGCGCCGCATAGAAACTCCaattttttgatccaaaattatttataaaataGCCCAGATTTCCTTCAAATTGCCCTTGTGTATCATTGGCAAAAACTAGTTCCCCACAAGCAAGATTCAAGTCCAATGAGTGAATAGagtgaattgaattttttttatttttgtgtgttttttaatTTCGTAACTCATTAACTACTCGATGGGCCAATGGTCGTATTGGGCTGTCAATAGATGGAtccaattattaaaaaaataatgtccaGCCGGTCCTACTTTTTGAGTTTATGGCTTGAGGGATCCTCTTATTCTATAAGTGTAGGTCCTGTGAAGTCTAATTTTACAATATTGTCTTATTTAATGCGCACACGTGAACTATACCGTCTCTCTCAGATCACAGGCGCTTTGCCTGATTATCAATCATCGTATTAGACAAGATTGGAGGTCTCAACTAAAAGAGATGGCACTAGGTAGCCGACAAGGTTAAAATAGCACTACTCATCAATGGCAGCCTAAACACAGCAAATCTGCCATATATATATGTGGTCCGAAAGGAAAGGTTATAAAAAaacatatgcagaaagaatctTAATGTGATTGATAAACATGTAGTAAATATCAGTACGGCTGTACTATGAATATATGTGGGGTGCAAGTCTTTCTCCATTAGCTGCACTCAGCTCAGCTGGCTTTCACGTCTCGGTGCAGTGGCCGACATCAATTAGATAGAGCAGATCGATCTgacctaattaattaattaaagaaaacaaatggaaGATCTCTGGCTTCTTaattggggtggtttggtttaaTAATTCGTTTGACTTACTCATctctttttgtctttgttcGAAAAAGGTTATGCgcttgttaattttgcgttaatttaataatttttgtgatttattaatTCGTTTTGTCGATATAAATCTGAATCTTCTACACATAAATCATATTGTAGCCCAGTGGTAATATTAGCTCACCTAGGCCCGAATCGAACATATGAGTCTAAGCAGCCGTCATATCtaagtttcaaaatttcttgAGAATTATACTAATAGCTTcctttcaaaaacttcaaaattgttTATGTTTGCCCGCCCGATATGTTTTTGAAACATCTAACACCCTTTCATCCTggattttcttcaaaattttatgGACCTCCCTCCTAAAATTGTAGGAGTATGCCCTCCACAAACAAATCTAAGACTATATAGATTCTACCGTACGTTAACCtttcaaacaaacatgaatGCACATGATTATGTATGCACCTATAGTTCTATATGACCACATTTTCCCCAAATGTTTGCTACTTCATCTGGACAAAATAAACAGAGCCCCTTCTATATACGTGAGAATTGGATCATCTCCGGTTCTTATTTTGACTGGACGAGACACTCTAAATTTGGATCGTCCATTGGTATGATCAATGGCTCGAGAGACTATAATCAAAGGTTCGCATTTGGTCAAAGATGAGTCCATGatcaaatctgaaccattgattataGTCTCTgatatttcaaatttgaatcattgattATATCAACGTATGATCCAGATTTAGACTTTTTGTCTAAGACTTGGATCGGAGAGAATGCGAGCCTGTATACATTACAAATATTGATGTGATGTTCACCTTCCCAACGATGAAATCCCCGGTCAACCTACAAAATAATACTTTTGTTAACTTAAAAAAACAAGATCGGCGGAATAGCACATGATTTATGTGGCATTTTCTTAGTTCATCTTTTTATAttaatttatatttatgtttaaCGAACGTGTCTCATAAATCATGTTGGACTTTTTATACTACTTGCTTATTTAAAAGTGATATACATACTCTAGTTGTCAATTCATATCTGTTTTAGAAAAGTGCTCGTGGAATATTATAGTATGtctgcctatcaaaaaaaatatttattatagTATGTCAGTGCGTAAGTTAATTTCACAATTTACATTCGCCATCTATTTATGTCACTCTTAATTATTAAGGCTCATGCGTTTGACAGGTCTAATAGTATAAGTATATATAATCTTTTGAGATAGGTAATCAAATTAGGCTAGTCGTATATATTCCACATCTCCTAtggttttgatcaaaatttgtcGTGATCCATgcacacaaatgatctgagtCATTCAATTTGTAATGcaattttttgatcaaaaaataaaatcattctgTGCATAAGTTTTTGAATAATTCATACCAATTTTAAGGAAcgttaaataaaatttatttggtgcaaaaaaattttgtataaGTTATGAACATTAATAcgttattttgaaattgtatcTCCAACATCATTAGCACTATTTCGTTAATTGGATTAGGATTTGGTTTTGATTCCTGGGCTGGGCTTATTATTTCAATTGTTGGCGTTTTGAGGCATTTAGGTGTTCGGGCTTTTGCCCCTAAGGTGTTTGGACCTTGGTCCTCTGTCTTCCAACCTTGGTTGGATCCCCCTCCCCTCTCCCAacttgatgtaccatttgtcaagttttcttaataaaattttgttgcctataaaaaaaaaaaaaaaaacatcatcagcACTAATTATTATTATACACATAAAGTAGCTTAATAGAACCATGTAGCCCGGTGGTAAATTAGGTCACCTACTCACAAACCGAGGGGTGGATGAGTCTGGACGACCGTCTTATATAAATTTCaagttttttgtgaattatgatcaaaattgtacttcttccgtccctttttaaatgtccagtTTCGTAACTTAAATTTATTAAggagacattatcattacatctttcatatcaatttttacctccacttttcttacttaccctctatggagatatcataattatacttttactcactaactttttaaaatgaaatctacttttaggggtaaattaaaaaatgtaccaacttttacccactaactttacaaaatgaacatttattaaaggacagcccaaaatgtaatactagactctaaaaaatggacggatggaatATATGTTTTATCCGcccaatttttttaagggttcttgtaaaaattaAATCACATAAAATTTTTGAGATGAGAACTTTTAAACATATAAAATTCAATGAacaatttcttttgttgacaaGGCAAAAATATGGGTACAAAAGATCTGAGCCCACAAGACCGAAAGACAAGAAGGCATTGTTTGTTGAGTGATTATTTAGTGCACCTACTCCGCCACATGCGTACGTACTACATAGTGCACCGTGATCCAGACGTTGTCTCAACACATATTGATCTGTGAACCACACACTTAGTAGTGGAAACCAGAGTACCCCGTGGGTTGCTTAAGAAGCACTTGATAATTTTTCTTCTTCGGGGTGgattttttcttggaaaaatcaTTTGGGTTATTAGATCAACTTCTTTGACTTTGATGATAGAAATGGCAAAGTGGGTGGTTGCTAGATCAGGCGTCAACAAACATGTACCAATATACACTAGATTATATTACTGATTATTTAAGCCATGTGTGACATATGAATATACACAGTCAATATACAACGGCAGTTTCCTTCGCTTTTTAGATTAAATTACTGTTTCATATGTCTATTCGCTTCcgaaaattaattttatatttaactTAGTAAAAAACGGAAACCGAGAAAGTtcactaaaaataaataaattgggaGAAGGAAAACTCCGCTTTTAGAACCCGTTCCGCTaagcctttttaaaaaataaatatttatttgtaattttcaagcttaaaaatactTAGTAGAAAAGCCGGAAACTGGGAGATTAAGTTCactaaaaataatactccctccgtccctttttaagtgtcccgcttcgtaattccaacttattaaaaaaacatcatcattatacctttcacatcaattttttccttcactttccctacttacccatcatcattacatttttactcacttactttttaaaaagaaatctacttttagggataaaatagacaatacaccaacttttacccactaactttacaaaatggacacttattaagggacagctcaaaatgaaatactggactctaaaaaagggacggagggagtagagtAGACAGTTTGAACACGACATTGTAAAATAGGTAAGAAAGTGAGGTGACAAAAAAGTCTTGTAGTACGtgtttagcattttttttttttttatctttaatgaAACTTTTGTTTGAATATTAATAGAACAAGCTTGCCCAATGAGCTACGTGTAAATTGGTTAAAGTCCCATCTACAAATGGAACAGTGATTCAAAATGTCAATGGCATGCGCACTGTATGTATGGTTCTTCTCTTGCCGATTTAAGAG contains the following coding sequences:
- the LOC131329805 gene encoding cytochrome P450 94C1-like; amino-acid sequence: MEYSLTSYIHFSLFFFYFTISFTLFLYIAKLVGLFKPSCKCDICKSYLSKSWSSDFENLSDWYAHLLRLSPTGTIHIHVLNNTVTANPENVEHMLRTNFENYPKGRPFSAILGDLLGKGIFNVDGHSWRFQRKIASLELGSVSIRSHAFEIVSSEIQNRLIPLLSSVRNDVVLDLQDLFRRFSFDTICRFSFGLDPGCLKLSLPVSDFAAAFDLASRLSAKRAMAVSPLIWKMKRLLNFGDEKKLNEAIKSIDCLAGELINHRREAGFSTQKDLLSRFMGTITDDRYLRDIVVSFLLAGRDTVAAALTSFFWLVAQHPEVELAIRAESDRVMGEASQGIASFGEMREMHYLQAAIYESMRLYPPVQFDSKFCQEVDTLPDGTNVQKGTRVTYHPYAMGRMEQIWGPDCLEFKPERWLENSVFRPVSPFKYPVFQAGVRVCLGKEMALVEMKSVALALIRRFDIRAAATPSQTPQFVPGLTATVKGGLPVMIHERRL
- the LOC131329875 gene encoding cytochrome P450 94C1-like; the protein is MEYSLTSYIPFSLFFFYFTISFTLFLYIAKLVGLFKPSCKCDICKSYLSKSWSSDFENLSDWYAHLLRLSPTGTIHIHVLNNTVTANPDNVEHMLRTNFENYPKGRPFSAILGDLLGKGIFNVDGHSWRFQRKIASLELGSVSIRSHAFEIVSSEIQNRLIPLLSSVQNDVVLDLQDLFRRFSFDTICRFSFGLDPGCLKLSLPVSDFAAAFDLASRLSAKRAMAVSPLIWKMKRLFNLGDEKKLKEAIKSIDYLAGELINHRREAGFSTQKDLLSRFMGTITDDRYLRDIVVSFLLAGRDTVAAALTSFFWLVAQHPEVELAIRAESDRVMGEASQGIASFGEMREMHYLQAAIYESMRLYPPVQFDSKFCQEVDTLPDGTNVQKGARVTYHPYAMGRMEQIWGLDCLEFKPERWLENGVFRPVSPFKYPVFQAGVRVCLGKEMALVEMKSVALALIRRFDIRAAATPSQTLQFVPGLTATVKGGLPVMIHERRL